The segment GCAGAGCTTaccgcggtgacctgggagaggttcaccgcatgtttcgagatgagtatgttccccatgtggagagggaacgtttagcccaggagttcttgtccctcaagcagggaacTGAGTctgtgacagtgattacgaggatgtttcatgagagaaGTTGTTTTTCCCTAAGaacgtgtcttctgagcaggcacgtatgagccggtacttgatcatactgaggagggatattcgtgaGTTCGTAGCGAACtcgtcataccggacatttgctaagctccaggaaaatgcccgaaagagggagattgagctggagactcaggccagggaggaggccgagtctcagaggagggacaggcgACCGGCACAggctcagccggtagccaagcgggcaaagctcgctgattcaagatctgggggtccgaagggccgcacttgtgggaagtgcggcaagagccatgaggggGTGTGCAGAGTTGGGGTATGTTACAAGTGCAGGAAGGAGGGGCATTACACGAGGGATTgcccccaagggatttacggtttgctttcattgcaaccagaccggccatcggaaggccgagtgcccacagctgctgtagggatctgcacctgctaccAAAGCTACCgagacccggccagtgaaggtcgagacaccaaaggctcgcgggagagccttccagttgacagcggaggaggtccatacagcgcccgatgttgtggctggtatatattcattcatctatttattttgagtttgagatattgtgcttatattatggtatgcgtaggtactttcttGTGAGTTcggtacctgctttggtgttatttgactcgggtgcgagtcgatctttcgtgtctttagcatttagtcagcacatcactATATGTCGAGAGGCGTTAAGTCGACCTCTaggagtttccatagctgacgagtgagcggtgtatgccattgatgtgattcgaggatgtgtactcgagatcttcggtgttgagttcccgattgatctagtcccgattgcgatggggatGTCAGTGTCATCGTGggaatggactggttgagcagatttggagcggttatcgactgcgagcgacagctggtgaccatacgagaccctagtgggggagttcttacggtgtacgacgagggtacccaTTCAGGGTCAGCGTtatgttcggctgctagagcgaggcagagtctacagcagggttgtagtgggtttgtggtctatgtgatggacacacgagtggctgCGGAGATGCCGAGTTCGGTTAATGATGTACCGATTGTGCAAGAGTTCCCGAAcattttccccgaggagttgtcgggtgtgcctcctgagaggcaagtggagtttcgcatcgatttAGTTCTTGGAGCggtgcctattgccaaggcaccctatcacattgcgccaccagagatgcaggagtcatcctcacagcttcaggagctgctgggtaaggggtttattcgaccgagtagctcgctgtggggagcgccaatcctttttgtcaagaaaaaggatggttcacaccggatgagcattgattatcgggagttgaacaagttaacggtcaagaaccgttaccccttaccgaggatcgatgatctattcgatcagttgtagggagcatcttggttctccaagattgatttgaggtctagatatcatcagattagagtgcgggatgaggaaaTCCATAATACGGCGTTTaggactcattatgggcattacgagttcgtggtgatgcctttggggctcaccaatgcaccggcggcgttCAAGGATCTcgtgaacagggtgtgcaggccgatgttggatcgtttggtgatcgtgttcatcgatgatatattggtgtattcgagatccagagagcagcatgaggagcatttgagggagattctcggagttctgagatcggagaggctttacgccaaattctccaagtgcgatttctggttacgagaggtccatttcttggggcatctcgtcaactagaatgggatattggtcgatcctgccaagattgaggctatgatgagttgggaggttccgagatccccttcgagatcaggagttttctggggttggccagctattatcggagatttatcaaggatttctccaagattggcgttcctctcaccaggttgacctggaagggcgtggcttttagttggggtcctgagcagcagacctcattcgagacacttcaccaaagattatgcgaagccccaatgTTAGCCCTTCCgtaggggatggaggatttcgtggtgtattgtgacgcatcgatatcggggttgggtgcggtgctgatgcggagagggaatgtgatagcatacgcatcaaggcagctgaagcctcatgagacgaggtatcccacccacgatctagagttgggggcagtggtgttcgccctcaagatctggcatcactagTTGTATGGGGTttagtgtaccatatacacggaccacaagagcttgaagtatttgatgtatcagcccaacctgaatatgcgccagaggagatggttggatgtggtaaaggatttgttggataaggtgtctaagtccataactatttctggtaaatacttgacccgacccggcatggtccatttgggttgcatggcaccatgcaattgaataaacaaaatgagagaaataacacatatggtttattaatatattataagttctaatatattaataatattatttaattagttttgatcaagaattaatttagaattaattaagtgatcaaaagataattaattaGATATATgagtagattatgtaaatcttccatatcttatatagtgggctaagaggctccatggattatcaagttgggttccacccataggatgctccatggagttaacccatggatcaagaaatgaagagtcatggaacattagggtttacctaatgcaacacactatataagcaatgtaactctccccaaaattggctacactaagaaataagagggcttggccgattttgcatgtgttagagtattctctcaagtttattctttgcatttggtgttgtgtgaagcatttgagccatcacacttgaggtgctaggctcacaaggtttcaaggaacactttcaacaacaaggtatgtagttttatcttttatacaaagaaaagtgtaccccatgtatgctagataggttcataaccttggaaaacaactttgcatgattattagacaaacatagatccaaggttattaggattgcatgtacacttaggaagtgttagaatgctcaaaacccatcaggattatgattgtgagatcctgtaccacccgggcaaggctaacgttgtagccgatgccctgaaccgtagggcggagagtgcccaggtacgagacgtttgtatgagtttgacggtgatgactccggtgttggacaccattcggaaggcccaggcagaggccgtgagaccaaagaaccgcaagagagagcgggtgatcagGCAGGTATCTGatttcgttaccgatagccgagggcttatgacattttaggGTTGGATTTGGGTGTCGTTTGCGGGCAGGGGacgtaccattctgatggaggaggcgcacaggtcgAGGTTCTCAATCcaccccggggccactaagatgtatttggacttgaagagagactattggtggccctgtatgaagagggatgttgcatggttcattgagaggtgcttgacctatcgcagggtcaaggccgagcaccagcgtccacatggcaagttgcaaccactagagattccccagtggaagtgggagtagatttctatggactttatcaccaaattgccaaggaccgcgaggggtgtcgatgcaatttgggtgatcgttgaccggctgactaagagcgctcacttccttgctatcagtgagagctcttctacagAGAGACTAGCatagttgtatgtgagggaggtggtatcacggcaaGGAGTACCAatttcgattgtgtcagatcgagatgtacgtttcacttccaggttctggaagaagttccatgaggagttgggcacgaggctgaATTTCaataccgcttaccacccacagacggacggacagagtgagcatacgattcagacgctcgaggacatgctttgagcatgtgtgttggacttcagaggaagttgggatgcgtatttgtcGTTGGctaagttttcctataacaacaaccaccattcgagtattggtatgcctccctacgagttgttgtatgggaggaggtgtcggactcccatctgctggggagaggtagggcagcgagtgatgggcagcactgagatagtgctttagacgacagagcagttacagcaggtcagacagaggttgttaacagctcagagtcgccagaagagttatgcggataggcgacggtccgagctcgagttccaagtaggagacttcgtactcctgaaggtatatCCTTGGAAGGGAGTGACCCGATTCcagaaaaggggcaagttgggaccccggtacattggttctttcagggtgaccgctagggtgggcagggtagcataccgtttggagctgcgtgcggagttgagccagatacatgataccttccacgtgtcccagttgaggaagtgtaatGCCGACAAGATGGCAGTGGTAccactggaggatattcaggtggatgcgagcctgaattacgttgAGAGACCAATCGTAAtagtggatcggaagatcaaggttctgaggaataaggagtgcccctggttcaggtctagtggcagcatcagagagggtccgagctgacttgggagccggagttggagatgtgggagcagcatccggagttgtttgcggcgtgagacttcgagggcgaagtctggttctagtgagggagaattgtaacattccgaAATTCAGGTGTGTCTCTTTTACCCTTCTTCTTCTAAAGTTGTCAAGTTTAACCCTCCTAAAAGTGAAAGTGTTGctagtgagtacgttgggcgtactgataAGGTACGATGCGCATACTCATGGGCCTGTTATGGACGCGGACTCcacccagtacgttgggcgtaccttaagctacgctgggcgtagcgggcccagactcaaaaccctaaatgagacttgtgcactataaaaggaatgataagACCCTTACCACAGCCACCATActtcagtgagtgaaaccctaagagagcaaaaACCCATTATaaacttgtgtgtgtgtgttcttaagcttgaaagtgccatttcaaggtggtgaaggagaagaggaggccattataggagctagaagttggtggacatgagtagatccgagttctacatAGGGTGGAGCTTcttttagaggtaaaaagctcaaagctttccttgtcatttttgatttgtgcttcatggaccaatttttagggCTTTTGGTCCCaatgtggagactttatgagcaaatggtctccatatgCTTAGAACTGCCCTAGTCCAGTGTATTAGGAGTTgaaggttcataaaaatccaatcttaaacgtgaatattaagtcatgcatgagatattgGCTTAATGTGGAAAAAGGAAATGTGTTTAgagtgattggtgacctttacagccatgcaaaagcttaaaggtttcaactttatggattaagtgaccTTAGAAAAGTCAAATCTGGAGTTTGAGTTTATGTCTTAActatttaagaccaaaaatccaTAAGAgcatgaaactgagacttacgttgggcgtaaatctcAGTACGCGCAGCGTGGGTTTGAGACCCTGATTCTGGAtcgccggagtacgccccgcgtacaagagctggtacgcgccgcgtacttgcccctgttgactttcgttgacttttagggttttagtcaacatttggacttttgggtcaaggaggggtaaaatggtcttttacccttttgtgggattgtagaaagggatttaatctagcctttgagagccattatttatttgaggatattgtttatgtgattaggcgggggctagatcagtatattcgtgtgcgagattatccgagtcacccaaggtaagtcttctcactatacattacctagagtggtatctatgtgtagaccggagggttgtgtgctatgtgtatgtatgagattatgtgcattgtgatatatgtatgttatgtgttgtataaactggaccggagggtccaacggtattgaccggaccggagggtctaaCGGTAttgaccggaccgaagggtccaacgagctatgaccggaccaaagggtccaacgagctacacaACTGGAGAGTCCTGTTGAGACACATCAACCAGAGAGTCgtactatagcctcgagtggcgtatgtgttgtatgtggtatttcggGGGACTCACTAAACATTTATGATTActgtgttgtgtgttatgtgtttcaggtaccagtgaagatcacgggaaggcgccggcatgaccgGATACACAGATGGAGTTTTATTTacattgagatcttgggatttgtttatcGAGATGATGTTGATACATGGATTTTTATATTACATAtgaattttttattatattttgcaatggaaaaattgttttgaaaatttacgttgttacaatataGCTTTTAAATAACTCTCGTAAATAATAAACAACACataaaaattaatataataaatcaaaattttggatttttttataaaaatcataattttcaaattttataaaaatcacatattttttcgatttttttaaaaGTAGTGAATTATCTAAAAactgtaatttaaaaaaaaaaaaaaaaggcaacgTAGTTCCAAATTCTATAACATTTGTAAGTAGATcataaaaaacacattttatttaataatatataaacacaataAAACAATTACATTAGTCGATACAAGATTAAAtataaaaacgtaaaaaaaatgttacaaaattTCAAAATGTCTTCAATTCTTCATGTCTAGATCATCATATATTCTTCAAATCTAATACATGAACATTAAAAACATAattaatgcaagaacactcacAATATATGCATGTCAACATATGTACATGTGCACATGAACACACATATTTATACACATGTATTCACATATGGATAAATATGTATATTAACAAATtgacatatatacatatgtataaattCTTTATGCAAATATACTAATGCTATAAAAATCAATAAATGATACTATGCAAATATACTAATAACTGAATAATTGATTAGGTAAGGGAACCAAGTAACTGGCTACAATAGATCGCAATGGgcaaatcaagccaaaaatgagaCTTTGGAATCAATTTAGCATGATCTGATCAGTGGCTAAATAGAATCAATTTTGATTATTTGATGGTCAAAAAAGTCAAAACTCCTTTCTCCTATTACCATATTATGTAAGATGATACAAATATACGTCTTGCATGTTTTGTTTGGATCCCATGCTCATGCCATTTGTTTCAcaatatgttattttttttaagtgCTCCAAAATCCGATTCCAAGTCATTTATTGTTGATTCTTGTGTACCGTGaacaatttttgtttttcatatacATGTTGCGTAACCACGATATATCTCATCAGCAAGGTAATATACATACCTATAGTGATTTCCATTCACTGCAAATTAAAATTCATGAGCTTTGCATGTTATAATATCTTTGAATATTGATGACTAATTAAGAACATTTATGTCATTGTTGGACCCGATAACACCAAAATATGCATGTCGAAACCAAAGATCTTTTGACGCCACTACTTTTAGTATTATCGTTGGGCATGATCATCTCTTTTCGATTGACCTCTCCATATATTTGGACAGTTTTCTCACgcctagtgtgtacaatcaatgtTTTCAAACATTCTTTGGAAAAAATGTATTGGTTGATGAGTCGCAGACAATTGTTCAACACCACTTCTTGTAAGGTTCCGCAAATGtatatttttccaaaaatctCAATAACATATTCAAAAAACAAATACAAACATTCATGTGTTGTTCTCCCATACATCTTCCAATATTCATTTGTTGCATTGTAGTGATACCGCATGCCAAAAGCCTAACTACAACCTCACACTTTTGTATGCCCAATAAACTTTAGCGTCTCATTTCAATTTAATGAATTCATTAATATCTTCCAAATCGTTAGCTATACGTAGGAATAATTGTCTACTCAAATAGAATCTTCGTTTGAATGACGTATAGTTGTACAAGTAATCATGTACATCTGCACAATATCTATTTATTACAACCATAGTCCTTATGTCATCCAAACTTTTTGCTTCTTGATCAAAAATGACGCCTACATTTTCAACGAATATGACAAAAAAACATATCATCTTCTGATGGATACGACAACAAAGAAAATTCTATTTTTCAATTGTTTTGTAGGATGCTTATGAGAACAGAAGCATGAAATgtttgtttgaaaagtttaaatttgtaccCAATAACCTAAGACCTAGAAAACTAGTTGGAAAAGTGTTATCTAATCACTCAAATAATCAGAGTCACTCGATACAACCATAAACCATTTGACCTTTTCATCTTCATAAAAGTCATGAAAGCTTATGAACTCATAACTTAACCATAGAGCCAGAAAACCCGAATAAAATCCACCAATATCTTATGCTTTCCAAGTAAAGATTCTTTCCAAGATAGTACTTCAAAAtctgacattattattaataAAGAAAACCCGGAGTTTTATACACCATACAATAAATTCAAGAATCCCatatcccatatatatataatcaatgaAGTTCAACCTTAATATTAACATTCCAAAACCCGGAGTTTTATACACCATACAACACAAAAAGAATGTATGTACAGAAAGGTTTCGAGAGCTTACAAAAcggttttctttttctttttcttaaaaaaaaaaaaaaaaacagtcgcATCTCATAAAACAACAACAAAAGCAACCGAATAGGTCTAATTCCCTATTTGTAGTTtatataacataaacatcaccagtCTACTTAACTTTTGATATTtaccataattttcattttcttttaataagaaaaataaaataaaataaacatgcCTAGGAGTTTTCACGGTTTCCTTGTGCAGTCAGCCCTGTGCATTTGCAAACCGGGCATGTGTTTTTAACGGTTAACCATTTCTTGATGCAGTCCACATGGTATCCATGGCTGCAATCCAGCATTCCGATTCTTTCTTGATCATTGTATTCCATCTGTGATACACAAATCATATGTTCAATTAGTATGATGGAATCAAGGAAGGAATGGAATGACTGATTCCATTCCATGCAACCAAACATACCCTTCAACCCATAAGCTAAATAAGAGTTTTTCTTTAGACTTAATGAATAAAGACGAGTTACTAAAGAAAATCAAGAAATGAGACTTTCCCTAACTTTTTACGAATTTGCCCTTACCTGACAAATTGTGCAGAAACTAAGTTCTTGATCAGGAGATGAAACAACTTCCAACTTAGAAGACATAAATACCCTTGTTTTCAAATAACCTGAAATAAAATCCTCTGATAACCCCGATCCAGCATTCCCAATCTGCTCACCTAATGCAAGAAGCTCCTGCATATACACAAAAGGTCATTTTTGTAATTTGACTAAAAAAGAAACCAATCTTTGTGTACCTCATAAGACATATGATCGATATCCATACGCATATCTCTATGATGATCAACTCTACGTCCATAATTAGAAATATCAAGCATCGCAACAccctattaataaaaaaaaaaaaaaaaaaacacataaattaATAGAAGgaattttatttttttgcatgatttgattatgaagagagtaataaataataataataatacatcttCAGGAAGAACTCTTAAATGTGGAAAGCCACGTGGTCTTGAAGTTGACTCGAGCTGATGTGGCGGGAATACCCTAACACCAAATTGTGGTGCGGGACCCACGAATCTTGGAACAAATTCTACCCCGTTTTGAAGAGGATGGAAGTCCATGGTGGCGCGAAGTGGCGGCATAGGTGGCGGTTGTTGATGAGATGGAACCGGAGGATGGACAAATGTCACCGGAGCTCTATTTGCATATCctgaattttaaaataaaaattaatctaAACCATAAAAGGAAGATATTatgaattttataatttataatttataaaattaataaataatacctggaatAAAAGGGATTCCGGGGGGATTGCTACAAAAGGGCTGGTCTAACCAAGGGCCAGGAACCACCCCATGGGTGATTGGACCACGGTGGTGCTGGTGTCCAGGTGGCATGATGACAGGGGTAAGATTGTAATCTGGAACCATGAAGGGATTGGAGGTAGGTGAAGGGTAAAAGTATTGAAAGTTAACAGGGAAGACTTCGGTGATCTTTCCTTTGAATGGACCATGGAATCCGTGATTACTGGGGAATGTTAATTGATTATGAAGACCGGGGACAGGAACTGGAACAGGAATCGGAATCACTCTGGCACCTGGTGGTGGAGCTGCCATGAACGTGATTCCTGGTGGTGGAACTGGTAGATGATGATCGTTGGGAAGAGGAAAAGTTGTTATTTGATTATAAGGAATTGCACAAGGCTCGGGATGAAGGTGGGCATGTTCAATTTCATTGTCGATCATTGGACCGGTGTACACCATGTTCCGTTGCCCCATTTTAAACGATAAGTTGCAGGTCAAACCTGATGAATCGATTCAAACAACACGCGTTAATGGTTTCTTGTTTCTTTCCATGTCTGCAATTAGTTTTCTGTTAACCGTAATAAACGAAATTCCGcacaatttttcctaaaatatGCTCGATTTCTATAACATACGTTCGATTGAGCACGAATAAGCTAAGATTATACATTTCTGTATGCAATTCGTGGGGTTATTCAAGAACAAGAGCAGGAATTCAACGAAATTTGAGCATTGCCCCAAAATTTTCACACATCAACGACCAAACATGAAATTGAGAACCTGCAATCTCACAACCAAACTTTGACCAAAAAAGTTGCATTTTTTCGTGTTTACTTCCATTTCGCGCATCTCAAACAAAATTGCGTAGTTAGATAAAGAAAGCCATCAAAATGAGCAAAATTTTAGATGAATTTTTCGAAAACAAGCTTGAAAGATTAAAACGTTTGTACCTTCTTATCATCAACGGACACCAGAACTTGAATTAAGTTAATTTGTGCCCCTTCAACCGAAAAGCCCTAATGTTGCGTTCCAACAAACAAAACCAATGATCAAAACAC is part of the Lactuca sativa cultivar Salinas chromosome 7, Lsat_Salinas_v11, whole genome shotgun sequence genome and harbors:
- the LOC111890821 gene encoding uncharacterized protein LOC111890821: MGQRNMVYTGPMIDNEIEHAHLHPEPCAIPYNQITTFPLPNDHHLPVPPPGITFMAAPPPGARVIPIPVPVPVPGLHNQLTFPSNHGFHGPFKGKITEVFPVNFQYFYPSPTSNPFMVPDYNLTPVIMPPGHQHHRGPITHGVVPGPWLDQPFCSNPPGIPFIPGYANRAPVTFVHPPVPSHQQPPPMPPLRATMDFHPLQNGVEFVPRFVGPAPQFGVRVFPPHQLESTSRPRGFPHLRVLPEDGVAMLDISNYGRRVDHHRDMRMDIDHMSYEELLALGEQIGNAGSGLSEDFISGYLKTRVFMSSKLEVVSSPDQELSFCTICQMEYNDQERIGMLDCSHGYHVDCIKKWLTVKNTCPVCKCTGLTAQGNRENS